From a single Arachis hypogaea cultivar Tifrunner chromosome 3, arahy.Tifrunner.gnm2.J5K5, whole genome shotgun sequence genomic region:
- the LOC112734072 gene encoding uncharacterized protein isoform X2 — MESSLTLATESFSYSWLSSSSCKSTTTTPLDPNCQNFNFDISFLTNSSSCVVAYADELFSAGTIKPLFVLHPNNTKLDSLDNSSSSSNSRDLRSPIHHHNHDELFTRWKASTRRTFKNISRRIGRLSRKVVCSGKIVSVIDDDIDIDNHNNKNKERQVKRSSITVHPVIGAFHDSHLENSIYEAVLHCKRSVEN, encoded by the coding sequence ATGGAATCTTCATTGACTCTAGCCACTGAGAGCTTCTCATATAGTTGGTTATCATCATCAAGCTGCAAATCTACTACTACAACACCATTAGACCCAAATTGCCAGAACTTCAACTTTGATATCTCTTTTTTaactaattcttcttcttgtgTTGTTGCTTATGCTGATGAACTCTTCTCTGCTGGTACCATCAAACCTCTGTTTGTTCTTCACCCTAATAACACCAAACTAGATTCCTTGGACAATAGTTCTTCATCTTCCAATTCAAGAGATCTTAGGTCTCCaattcatcatcataatcatgATGAATTGTTCACAAGGTGGAAGGCATCAACAAGGAGAACATTCAAGAACATATCGAGGCGTATCGGCCGGTTAAGCCGGAAAGTTGTGTGTTCAGGGAAGATTGTTAGTGttattgatgatgatattgatattgataatCACAATAACAAGAACAAAGAAAGGCAAGTTAAAAGATCATCAATTACAGTTCATCCTGTTATTGGTGCTTTCCATGATTCTCATCTTGAGAATTCAATTTATGAAGCTGTTCTTCATTGCAAAAGATCAGTAG